The following are encoded together in the Cervus elaphus chromosome 23, mCerEla1.1, whole genome shotgun sequence genome:
- the LOC122681576 gene encoding acyl-CoA-binding domain-containing protein 7-like, translating to MSLQADFDKAPKDVKKLKTRPDDEELKEIYGLYKQSVTGDIDIECPALLDLKGKAKWEAWNLQKGLSKEDAMSAYISKARELIEKYGI from the exons gcTGATTTTGACAAGGCGCCCAAAGACGTGAAGAAGCTGAAAACCAGGCCAGATGATGAGGAACTAAAAGAGATCTATGGACTGTACAAACAGTCTGTAACTGGAGACATAGATATTG AGTGTCCAGCACTGTTAGATCTAAAAGGAAAGGCTAAGTGGGAAGCCTGGAACCTTCAAAAAG GATTATCAAAGGAAGATGCCATGAGTGCCTATATTTCTAAAGCAAGAGAGCTAATAGAAAAATACGGAATCTAG